Proteins from a genomic interval of Medicago truncatula cultivar Jemalong A17 chromosome 3, MtrunA17r5.0-ANR, whole genome shotgun sequence:
- the LOC112420278 gene encoding protein FAR1-RELATED SEQUENCE 5-like: protein MTDQEMTDMHEHTNMIGSDDMLASDADPLNDRLPLELPLDPFEGMKFTSIEDVKKYYTSSQFLRVHRSKTKVQKKLIDVLDDSGIGPSKIASVLCIESGGVDNVGFSQQDVINYLTVKRQKQLENGDAQLMLSYFKNCQLKNPGFFYAFQMDAEGKLANYFWVDSRSRMAYKYFGDVVTFDPTYLTNKYLMPFVPFTGVNHHQRSILFGCALLWDEIEESFVWLLRTWLEEMDGVIPKTIITDQDTSISNAAAQVFPEVNHHYCMWHIEKKVREYLNQIYHEHSKFKNQFHKCIHQTITTYDFDSYWGAMIDNYELQDNKWLKKIYSIRAKWILTPLSKFVTQYEKALDARYNKEREKNVKTRNSKPLLRTLYPMEEEASKIYTRKVFKIFQDELVGSQIFIAEKVEFSVQKNVYSLPSQYVLSRWTINAKKDKSKGLAIEDLEEGRNRASSTSLFNSIMVESLELSERGSRSKKHHDIAIQALRKAIAKLDQLFNSIMVESLELY from the exons ATGACAGATCAAGAAATGACAGATATGCATGAACATACCAACATGATTGGCTCAGATGATATGCTTGCAAGTGATGCAGATCCTCTCAATGATAGACTACCATTGGAGCTCCCCTTAGATCCCTTTGAAGGAATGAAGTTTACATCAATTGAAGATGTAAAGAAATACTACACAAG TTCACAGTTTCTTAGAGTACATAGAAGCAAAACCAAAgtgcaaaaaaaacttattgatGTGCTTGATGATTCTGGTATAGGCCCTAGTAAAATAGCATCAGTGTTATGTATCGAGAGTGGTGGTGTTGATAATGTTGGATTTAGCCAACAAgatgttattaattatttaactgTGAAGAGACAAAAACAATTAGAAAATGGAGATGCTCAGTTGATGTTATCGTACTTTAAGAATTGTCAGTTGAAGAATCCTGGGTTTTTCTATGCATTTCAAATGGACGCAGAAGGTAAATTAGCAAATTACTTTTGGGTTGATTCAAGGTCTAGAATGGCTTACAAATATTTTGGTGATGTGGTGACTTTTGATCCAACATACTTAACAAATAAATACCTAATGCCCTTTGTTCCATTCACTGGAGTTAATCATCACCAACGGTCTATACTTTTTGGTTGTGCTCTGTTATGGGATGAAATTGAAGAGAGTTTTGTTTGGTTGCTACGTACTTGGTTAGAAGAAATGGATGGAGTTATTCCTAAAACTATTATCACTGATCAAGACACTTCTATTTCTAATGCAGCTGCACAGGTTTTTCCAGAGGTGAATCATCACTATTGTATGTGGCATATTGAGAAGAAAGTTCGAGAGTACTTGAACCAAATTTATCATGAACATAGTaagtttaaaaatcaatttcacaagTGCATTCATCAAACTATCACTACTTATGACTTTGATTCTTATTGGGGAGCAATGATAGATAATTATGAGTTGCAAGATAACAAATGGCTAAAGAAGATCTACTCCATTCGAGCAAAGTGGattct TACTCCATTGAGCAAGTTTGTGACACAATATGAGAAGGCTCTTGATGCACGTTATAACAAGGAAAGAGAGAAGAATGTTAAGACAAGGAATTCAAAACCACTTTTGCGCACTTTATATCCTATGGAAGAAGAGGCTTCAAAAATTTATACACGAAAAGTGTTCAAGATATTCCAGGATGAGTTGGTTGGATCCCAAATATTTATCGCAGAGAAAGTTGAATTTTCTGTTCAA aaaaatgtttatTCTCTCCCTTCTCAATATGTTCTAAGTCGATGGACCATAAATGCTAAGAAAGACAAAAGTAAAGGACTTGCAATTGAAGACCTTGAAGAAGGTAGAAACCGAGCCTCAAGTACTTCATTGTTTAATAGTATTATGGTTGAGTCTCTTGAGCTATCTGAAAGAGGTTCACGATCGAAAAAACATCATGATATTGCAATTCAAGCTTTGCGGAAGGCGATCGCAAAACTTGATCAATTGTTTAATAGTATTATGGTTGAGTCTCTTGAGCTATACTGa